A single region of the Triticum dicoccoides isolate Atlit2015 ecotype Zavitan chromosome 2B, WEW_v2.0, whole genome shotgun sequence genome encodes:
- the LOC119367618 gene encoding internal alternative NAD(P)H-ubiquinone oxidoreductase A1, mitochondrial-like — MAWSRIARSSQLSQSLSRIASEGGAPTPAASALRNEAALGPRSRHAASSFHSLACVGLADKCGAGAAGHLYGPRRGISATPARLLPAAAEPVAAECSDTEDPAEAMAALPDLGPTGLKNKPRVVVLGSGWAACRFLKDVDTSAYDVVCVSPRNHMVFTPLLASTCVGTLEFRSVVEPVSRIQPALATRPGSYFFLANCTGIDTRKHEVYCTVAAGDEQLPTNPYRFRVAYDKLVIASGAEPLTFNIKGVQENAIFLREVNEAQQIRRKLLTNLMLSENPGLSEAEKKRLLHCVVVGGGPTGVEFSGELSDFIMRDVRDRYAHVKDYVKVTLIEANEILSSFDVGLRQYATNHLSKYGVKLVKGVVKEVLPTEIVLSDGTHVPYGLLVWSTGVGPSEFVKSLDLPKSPGGRIGIDEYLRVPSVEDVYALGDCAGFLESTKRPVLPALAQVAEREGKYLAQLFKKLAAQNGGGRAYCGKRADLGEPFVYKHIGSMASVGRYKALVDLRENKDAKGVSMAGFLSWVMWRSAYLTRVVSWRNRFYVAVNWATTLVFGRDNTRIG, encoded by the exons ATGGCTTGGTCTAGGATCGCCAGGAGCTCGCAGCTGTCGCAGTCCCTCTCGAGGATCGCGTCCGAGGGCGGCGCGCCCACCCCGGCGGCGTCCGCGCTGCGCaatgaggcggcgctggggccacgGAGCCGCCACGCCGCGTCGTCGTTCCACAGCCTCGCGTGCGTCGGCCTCGCCGACAAGTGCGGCGCGGGCGCGGCGGGCCATCTCTACGGCCCGAGAAGAGGCATCAGCGCGACCCCTGCGAGGCTGCTCCCCGCGGCAGCAGAGCCCGTGGCGGCGGAGTGCTCCGACACCGAGGACCCTGCTGAGGCGATGGCGGCGTTGCCGGATCTGGGGCCAACGGGCCTCAAGAACAAGCCCCGCGTCGTGGTGCTCGGCTCCGGGTGGGCGGCGTGCCGGTTCCTCAAGGACGTGGACACCTCCGCCTACGACGTGGTGTGCGTGTCCCCGAGGAACCACATGGTGTTCACGCCGCTGCTGGCGTCGACGTGCGTCGGCACGCTGGAGTTCCGATCCGTGGTGGAGCCCGTCAGCCGCATCCAGCCGGCGCTCGCCACCCGCCCCGGATCATACTTCTTCCTCGCCAACTGCACCGGCATCGACACGCGGAAGCACGAGGTGTACTGCACGGTGGCGGCCGGCGACGAGCAGCTGCCCACCAACCCCTACCGCTTCAGGGTGGCCTACGACAAGCTTGTGATCGCCAGCGGCGCCGAGCCGCTCACCTTCAACATCAAGGGCGTCCAAGAGAACGCAATCTTCCTCCGCGAGGTGAACGAGGCGCAGCAGATAAGGCGCAAGCTCCTCACCAACCTCATGCTCTCCGAGAACCCAG GCCTGTCGGAGGCAGAGAAAAAGCGGCTCCTGCACTGCGTGGTCGTCGGCGGAGGCCCCACCGGAGTGGAGTTCAGCGGCGAGCTCAGCGACTTCATCATGCGCGACGTGCGGGACAGGTACGCGCATGTCAAGGACTACGTCAAGGTCACCCTCATCGAG GCCAACGAGATCTTGTCGTCGTTCGACGTCGGGCTGCGGCAGTACGCGACGAACCACCTCTCAAAG TACGGAGTGAAGCTGGTGAAAGGCGTGGTGAAGGAGGTGCTGCCGACGGAGATCGTGCTGAGCGACGGCACCCACGTCCCCTACGGCCTCCTCGTCTGGTCCACCGGCGTCGGCCCGTCAGAGTTCGTCAAGTCCCTCGACCTCCCCAAGTCCCCCGGCGGAAG GATCGGCATCGACGAGTATCTCCGCGTGCCGAGCGTAGAGGACGTGTACGCGCTGGGCGACTGCGCGGGGTTCCTGGAGAGCACGAAGAGGCCGGTGCTCCCGGCGCTGGCGCAGGTGGCGGAGAGGGAGGGCAAGTACCTGGCACAGCTGTTCAAGAAGCTGGCGGCGCAGAACGGCGGCGGCAGGGCGTACTGCGGCAAGAGGGCGGACCTGGGGGAGCCCTTCGTGTACAAGCACATCGGGAGCATGGCCTCGGTGGGGCGGTACAAGGCGCTGGTGGACCTCCGGGAGAACAAGGACGCCAAGGGGGTGTCGATGGCGGGCTTCCTCAGCTGGGTCATGTGGCGCTCCGCGTACCTGACGAGGGTGGTGAGCTGGAGGAACAGGTTCTACGTGGCGGTCAACTGGGCCACCACGCTCGTCTTCGGCAGGGACAATACAAGGATCGGCTGA